The DNA window ACaccatgtaaaatgtatatagcGTCATGAATTAatcatttaaagaaaagaacacagTAGCAACAGGTTTTTAGAATTGTGTACAACAGATAAAACAATTAAGTGACCGCTTAGCATTGTGTCTCTAAAATGTGATACTGTGTGTTTCGAGTAGACTCTACTTCCAGAATTGCCAACAACTGATAATTCTTTGCTTATGGATATTCACCAATAACATGTTACACGTTATTTAGCTAATGATCCAAACTTGTGtcatttttaacaatttgtagCCACTCTAATTGAAGATGGGCATCGATGTGTCCTGGAGAAGATACCAGAATGGAATACAGTGGAACTTCTTGTTAATGGGGACAAGGTTTTTCATTGTAATATTAAAGACCTTGATTTTGGTAGGACAAATTAAAtggataaattaaatgtatacaataacgTATATCAAACGTATATAGCTttaatttttctaaaaaaaaataaaataaataagtttactATCAGATAACAGAATCTTTCAATTGTGCCGTCAACTGTAACAGCAATTCTGTAATGTCTATGGCGAATCATATGAAACTTTATATGTAGATGAGCTTTTAAGCAGACAGAAAGCAAAGACAGACCAACGCAAAACAACTTTACCTTATAAAACATTGTGGTATTGTGTAATGAAACTGGTGTAGTTATATCTTACAGTACAATATGGTAAATGTCCTTATTTTGTGGATATTTTTCAACAGGAGGAGATGGCAAGCTAGATCCCCTCTGTCAGGAGGCTAGAACAGCTGTACTGAATGCTTACTGACCAGTCTGATGATCTCTGAATTTCCGATGAAGATGTTTCACCATCTTCTTACACTCATGCTGTCTATAGCATTTTCAGCCACAGTGATAAAGGTAAAATTTGACGGATTATGAAATGCTGGGTTTGTATCATGCATCCAAAAACAAGCATATCCAACTTTTGGTCTCTTTAAAGCCCccgtgaatgtttttttttttgtactctgtCAATGATGTTTAAATTGATAGAACTAATCAGTTTTAAAGCTCCAGTACCACAGTCCTGTTGAATAGTAAATTCAATTTCTTTTCATTTCTCATTTCTTGCCTCTCATTCACTCTTGTTTGATCATCAGTGTTCATGTCACTCAGGCTATATATATAGTTCACtttttataattatacattttcaactgttgttttttattagtttttcatttaaaaaacaacaaaaaatcattatttgATTATATTTCCACATCCTTCCCTGTGTGATTTCaaaacatgttacaaaatgaatGTGCCTAACAGTACCCTTGCTTGCAGTGATGTTAAACTAAAACCCAAAGCACTCATAAAAGAGTTTTAAGAAGCATCCTGTTCTCATTACCATGCTTGGGCTTGACATTTTATTTGCAGTGGGTTATTTCAAACTGTCACAAAGCCATTCCCTTGGTTTTATTTCACAACTGTGACATTTCAGTCAATTCAAAGAAAAATCCCACAACAATACGTTTAaaaactttcaattaaaaaaaaaagaactaaaactgTCTTTCTTTACAAAAGGCTGCTCACTCTAACCTTTTTGGCATTTCTTCAGTTGCTGTGCCTTTGGGACTAGTCCATTTAGATGCTAAATAACAGAGAGGCTTATCACCTCTAATTGGCCAGTCTCTAGAGTACCATTAATTGAAGGCACAGTATAAAAAATGGCATAAAAGGGTGATGTACTGTTCTTCTGTAAAAGTCACCAATAAATGGTTGTTTTTGCTATTCAGTCTTTGACCTTAATTGATGACGCACAGGAAAGGAACACAACTGGAAAGCACAGTGCTCATGTAACTATGCTATATAATTTTATTAACTAGGCTACACAAGTCTATTCCTAGAATCAACAAACAGGAGATGTTTTGGAGTCTTTTGTTACTTCAGCAGATATGTAAAAAGCTTGTGTTCAATTCAGACTATGAAattcttttaatttaaaacaagttcATCCCGGCGAAAAATTGCCCACTATATAaaaggcaaacttttttttttctttaaatcccaCCCACTTTCTATTGGTcatgtcaaataaaatgtaatgatacAAGACAGGAAAGCAAATATTTAAAGGTTCGTTTCATTTGAATTACTGCTGTAGTCACATTGCATAGAGTTATGTGTTAGAAACAATCCCATTTATCTGCCTGTCTGAACCTAATGTGGTTTATCTTTAAAAGTTAGGTAGCTGACCTCGTCTCCCTCGATTTATTCACTTTAGAGGCAATTCAAACGATACTAAACTCTGCAGAGGGTGGGGCATATATTTTGGTTTGAGGATAGAACAAGGTtatactttttttgttgctttacagtttattaattattatggAATTCAGAGTAATACAGGACAATGTGAATGCTGTGTAATTTTGTTTCAGCTGCATGATCAGGGTTGAAGACTGTTATTGACTGCAAAGCACATTAGTCAGCATatcaaatcatatatatataacatacctgaaggcaataataatattaataaaggtCATAAGGTGTaagtaaatagattttaaaaagttttgttaGCATTCTTTTCCTTTTAGCTACAGTGTGACATCTTTAGCCGTCCCTTCAGTGTAACTGTTCTTACAATTCAATTGATGGACCCTATTTGCTTGGAACACTGGACCCACATACcacctttcataaaaaaaagaaaaaaaaacatgtaaaggaACACATCTCAATCTCAATCAATTCAGCAGAAATGCATTGAACACATTACTCGTAACAGTGGACTCTGGGATCAGGGACACTGGAAAGGTGATCATGTTCAGCAGTACCAGTGTAATGAAAATAGAAAATGTCCACCTTTCCTGTAACGAAATGAAATGACATATGAATATTTAACACAGCAGGTCAAATGAGGTTTGTACTTGGAGATGCAATTGCAGGTACTACTCAGTCACAGGAGTTTTCTCTAACTCTACAGCAGCACCATGTAAACATAAAATCAAGTTTTCTGTAACAGGTTCATTTAAttgaggtttttgtttgttttgttttgtcgtcACATTGAAAAATTGttgacaaacaatacattttctggCACACACAATCACAGAATATAAAGCTGGAGACCTACAGCCTCTAATGTTatccaaaatatttaaaatatattcaaaaatagCTTACAGAGGTGAGTATGGTGTGGACCACTACATGATATGAACACAGTTCTATTTATTTTGATCCTCAACAATATAAAATTATCAtcacacagttttacatttaCTTAACTTGGCATTTGCTTGTTTATAAAAATTTGCACACTACACTCCAGCATTAATATTGCttaagaacatttaaatatattttcctgtATCCTACAATATACTACATTGCTACCATGCTTTTTCTTCACGTTagttgataaataaataaatcacctcaGGTCTGAATTATACAGCcttttgattactgtactttttttttctatgtatattATTTGAAGTgttcttaaattataaaaaaaaaacaacaacaatactacaatcactactattaataataataataataataataataataataataataataataataataataataataataataatatgaagaagTGGTGAATTATACAGTTTTTGTGCTATTagtacaaatataaaatgtagttagacacaaaaaaagttacagtacatttcaaatgCCAGTCCCTGAAAGATATTTGTCaaaaatttgtgttttttgtggtgGTGTTATTAATTCAGTGTGCATAAGCTTCTGCTGTTAGCAGGGACTTCAGAAACTTCTCCCCTCAAATGCCTGCAGGTTGAAGACAGTGTCCAGGTACCTCTTCAGCTCTGCCAGGTGAGTGCATTTATTGCCTGTGGCAGTGCCAGCAGCTGGATCACGACCAACATGCCTTCAAAATAAAATTGagtatattaattataaaaaaggaAGTTATCTTAAGAACTAAAATGTTTGCTTCCtgcaagttgtttaaaatggcaCCGGAGACAGTTGTGTTAAACAGTTTTGGTAATtcatacaataattaaacaaatatataagtatacattaaaaaaaaaatgctattctgagttgaattcaaataaaattactatgaaaatatgattattatttccCTTCTATGATAGTTTTGCTGTGGTTCTTATAGACAGATGATGGATATTTAACTGAAAAGACAAACTAAATGTTTAGGATAAGCTTGACATTTTAGCTGAATGATACACACCATATTTGGCGACTGTTTTGCAGAACTGTAAGAAAACGAGGTTTGATGTTATCAAAGTATCCCATGTTCTTACGCTCTTCTTGGCACCACACAAGTTCAGCGTTTGAGTACTTCTCGTGTCATTTTTAACCAAATCAAAATGGAACGGGGATATCTAAAAAAGATAATGAAATTAAACACGATGTACTACGGAAACACAGTAAACATATTGTATAGATAATTTACTTTACTTTAACAGAAttctatgtaaaaaaagaaacacaatacgGTCACATTGACTTGCAAACCTAACAAGCTTGGTGCATTGGGCTGCTTAAAAAAAGTAAGGGTGTAGAAtacacaagaataaaaaaaaaaaattaaaaaaaacaacagaaatgaaaaaatgtcatcTCAAGTGAAGGGTCAATAAGTGATGGAGCTGACTATTAATATATTTGAGGAATTGAGCCAATTCAAGCATGTAGCCTAATTTTAGCCTCTTACATAGTGTACGTTGTAAATGATTTGCTTTTCCTCCCACCGGATCATCAGACTAGGATTGAGTGTCACTCTTCGCCTTgtttatgagaagaaaaaaaaaagagctgttctAAAACTCAAACCTCTAAAGTGTATTCTCAATTAACTCATCTTGTACGTCTTCAATTTCCTCACACTGTAAAAGGTCAGTCATCACTCATTTGCTGCTCAACATAAATTTACTTTTTGGTGGGACTTGAACAAGGCAAGGATATTCTTTCCATTGCAACAGCTATGGGTaatggaaaaagagaaaactGAGTCTAGTGTTTTGTCCAAAAACATAGATGTCAATTATCACATTGCTATTTTTATGAAACTCATGTCCATGTGAGAATACTGCATCTACTCAATACTAAAGCTCATTACAGTCAACCCCCTAATGGCCACCGTGAAATAAAGTCCTTGATTCACTTTATGCCTCATTAACCCTCTATACATTTACTTAAAGAAACAGAAACGAAAAATCTAAGAACCAGAATAGCAAATTTGgtttaagacacacacacatgcacacacctttcaaatcaaatcaatcttctttttttacttttgggCATAATACATCTACAATGGAAAACCCTTAAGGCTCTCATTTTAATTTACTTAACAAAAGCTCTTAACATGCTTGACAAAGCAGAACATTCATATGCAGCAGGGAATCATTTTAGACAATTTACCGTGGTAAGAAAAAACAGGTTTCAAGGAAGAATGACTAAAGTCTTTCTTAATGTTTCTTTGGTTTGCTTAAGACAGTAAAACACAAGCCCTTTATCTGCAAGATGCTGTCCAAGTTTAAAAGTAGCCAGAACTTGTGTGGCCCAAGtgccaaaaatataaaataatataaaagtacTGAAATGCGTGTTTTAATAGGTGATGCCGTCATACAAGATCACTCATATAttctaaataaaactatatattttccAGAGTATACCTCACCCTTTAGAACTCATTTccatttttctgaaaaaaaaaaacaagtttctacTAATTTCTTGTAGCCAAAAACAAGGCCACAATGAGCACAACTTAAGTAAGATaaattttaggtttttatttcgCTGTAAAATGGGGTCCACAGCCAGTACCTGCTTCTTAGGCCATTTTATAGTTTCTGTATTGCAATTCTGAGAAGAAAAATCTGACTGAGTAAAAAAGTTTACATAATGAATTGCTTTTGTAAACCAGACAAAATTCATTTTTCATACTGGTTTCCAGAACGGTATCAAGATCTGCCTTCTCAACACATGAAAGAAGCTGCCAGGTGTTGAACAATTCACCACAATCCAATTACAGTCATAGAGCTGATGGACCTCTAAGTCATCTGTGATTTCCTTATTTCAGagagaacaaaaaatacatagaaatagtGAGAGTTGATGAGTAAGATGTTTGATCTTGGCGTCACCATCCCCTTTACGTAAAgtgtttttgcaaaacaaatacaaaactttGAAAACATAAGCTAATGGCCATTACGCTTCCTCTAGACGTCAGTGAATTACGTGTGTCGTTACATCACTGTTTCAATGCTTTCATGTGAATGTCTCAAGAGGCACCAGAAGAAAATTACCCGTGAAGTCAACAGAGGTGGTTCAAAGTCCAGAAATAAGATCATTTACTCAGTTAAGGGTGCGGTGATTCCGTGATGTCAAAGCTTGCCATATGGTTCCCTGGATACTTTGTGGTTGAAGGCGTTCAAGTTGGCTCTTAAACAGACAAAAAGTATATACAGCACAGGTGCAAAACATTTGCCTAGTTCAATATCCCTAGATATTAAAGTATTCtgacacataataataataataataataataataataatataataataataataataataataataataataataataatcatctttctCAACAAGAACATCCTTGTTTGTGTACCAACTCTGACATACACAGTGATGAAATGAATCAGACTTATCCAATAGAtgtcttaattttgtttgtgCTGGAATGATTTTCCTTCTGGAAATATAGCgaaaccatcttttttttttttttaagccattaCAGTAGGCCATGTAGTAAGAACAGTCTTCTCTGTCAACTTTGA is part of the Polyodon spathula isolate WHYD16114869_AA chromosome 13, ASM1765450v1, whole genome shotgun sequence genome and encodes:
- the c13h10orf53 gene encoding UPF0728 protein C10orf53 homolog, which codes for MPGNALVIVKFGPYESCGTVEHRTFRLQGLQATLIEDGHRCVLEKIPEWNTVELLVNGDKVFHCNIKDLDFGGDGKLDPLCQEARTAVLNAY